In Pantoea agglomerans, the genomic stretch TGAATACGCGCCTGAACTTAAAGGAGAGTCTACCATGAGTCTGGATATCGACCAGATTGCCCTGCATCAGATGATCAAGCGCGACGAGAATCAGCTTGAGCTGGTGCTGCGCGATACGCTGCTGCCCGCCAACGCCACCGTGGAAGCGATGGTAGAAGAGCTGCACCGCGTCTACAGCGCAAAAAATAAAGCCTACGGCCTGTTTAACCCGGAGAGCGAACTGGCGGAGGCGCTGCGCAACTGCCGCAAAGGCAATGACGACTTCCTGGCGTTCAGCCGCGCGGCGACCGGCCGCCTGCGCGACGAACTGGCTAAATATCCTTTCGCCGAAGGCGGGGTGGTGCTCTTTGTTCACTACCGCTATCTGGCGGTGGAGTATCTGCTGATAGCGGTGCTTAACAGCCAGCGCAGCATGCGCGTCAACGAGCAGCTCGACATCAGCAGCACGCACTATCTCGACATCAACCATGCCGATATCGTGGCGCGCATCGACCTGACCGAATGGGAGCTGACGCCGGAATCGACCCGCTATCTGACCTTCCTGCGCGGACGGGTAGGGCGCAAAGTCGCCGATTTCTTTATGGACTTCCTCGGCGCCAGCGTTGGCCTGGATACCAAAGCGCAAAACCGCGGTCTGCTGCAGGCGGTAGATGACTACTGCGCCGAGTCGGATCTGGATAAAAGCGAGCGGCAGAACTATCGCCAGCAGGTTTACAGCTACTGCAACGAACAGCTGCAGGCGGGCGAGGAGATCGCGCTGGAGGAGCTGTCGAAAGAGCTGCCGCCGCTCGGCGAAAAATCCTTTCAGGCCTTTACTCAGGAGCAGGGCTACGAGCTGGAAGAGCATTTTCCGGCGGATCGCAGCACGCTGCGCCAGCTGACTAAATTTGCCGGCAGCGGCGGCGGTCTGACGCTCAATTTTGACGCCGGGCTGCTGGGCGAGCGCGTTTTCTGGGATCCGGCCACCGATACCTTAACCATCAAAGGCACGCCGCCGAACCTGCGCGATCAGCTGCAGCGCCGCACCAGCGGCAAGTAGGCGTCAGCCAGCCAAAAAAAAACGCCGCATAAGCGGCGTTTTTTATGTCGATTCGCAGGCGATTACGCGCGTACGAAGTCGATGTGGTGCAGTTTTGGCTTGAACGGGTGACGCTGAACGGCCTGCACTTTCACGTTGGTTTCTTTACCGTCGACAACCAGAGTCAGCACGTCGGTGTAGAACCCAGGTTTAGCCTGCATGTTCATCACGGCGTCGTGATCCAGTTCGATAGAAACAGCGGCTTCGCTGCCACCATAGATGATGGCCGGGAATTTGTTCGCTGTGCGCAGGCGGCGGCTCGCACCCTTACCCTGCTCTTTACGTACTTCTGCGTTGATGGTCAACATGGTTATGTCTCTTCAATAATTCCTGCTACAGGCGACCCAGCAGCAGGCAGGTTGTTCAAAGGCGATTGCGAATGCAAAAGCGGGCGGCAGTATAGCGGTAATGGGCGAGGCGGGCAAATGATTCCGCCGCTTAGCGCAGCTCATTGGCGCGACGAAAGCGGCCCTGATAGTCGAAAAGCTTCTCGCGCACCTGCCAGAATTGCCCTTTAGCGCGCGCTACCACGAAATCGGGATGGCGCAGCAGCGGCTGCAGCGCCACCACGTCGGCCGCGGTTTGCCAGCCGAGCGGCACGCCCGGCGCGCGCTGGTGCGGGCGCATAAAGAGCTGCTCAAACGCCTTGCGCTGCGCGGGCGTGCGCAAACGGAAGCGCTCGTCAACGCTGGTGCCGTCCTCGTCGAAATAGGTCGCTTTTAGCCATTCGCCGCTATCGTCGCGGCCGTGCGTCAGCGTCATGCCGCCGCAGCGCAGCACCAGCGCGTCCTTGAGCTTCAGCGCCGCCTTCAGCATATCGTCAGGATCGACCAGTATTTTGTCGCACTGATGGCAGCGCCGCGTCGCAATATCATTTTCCGCGCCGCAGTCGGGACAGCTTTTAAACCGGAAGCGAAAATCGCACTGCTCGCGGTGGCCTTCGTCATCTTCCAGCACACCCTGACAGCGGCGGCCGAAGTGCTCAATAATCATGCCGTCTGCGGTGGTTTTGCCCCAGAAGGTGTTGGCAAAGCCGCAGGCGGGGCAGAACACCTGCACCGGCTCATTGTCGCTGGCCCCTTTCGGCGCGCCCACTTCCGGCGTAAAGAGATCGTGCGGGTTGCCGGCGTAGTCGAGGATCAGGCAGTCGGTTTTGCCCGGCGACAGGCGCAGTCCGCGGCCGACGATCTGCTGATAGAGGCTGACCGATTCGGTGGGGCGTAAAATAGCGATAAGATCGACGTGGGGCGCATCGAAGCCGGTGGTCAGCACCGCGACATTGACCAGAAACTTCAGCTGCTGCGCCTTAAAGGCGGCGATGGTCGCATCGCGCTCTTTCGCCGGCGTCTCCGCCGAAATCAGCGCGCTGTTGGCGGGCAGCAGCGTCAGGATCTCGCGCGCGTGCTCTACCGTAGAGGCAAATAGCATCACCCCGCGCCGATCTTCGGCGAACTCAAGGATCTGGCTGATGATATGCGGCGTCACGCGCTGCTGCTGCTTCAGCTCGCGGTTGAGATCCGACTCGCTAAACAACCCGTTGGCCTGCGCCGTCAGGCGGCTGAAGTCATACTGCACCACCGGCATATCGAGCCGCTCCGGCGGCACCAGAAAGCCGTGCTTGATCATGTAGCGCAGCGGCAGTTCGTAGATACAGTCGCGAAACAGCGCCTTCTCGTCGCCGCGCACCATGCCGTGATAGTGGAAGTGATAGATCCAGCCCTTGCCGAGGCGAAACGGGGTCGCCGTCAGGCCCAGCAGGCGCAGCTGCGGGTTATGCTGGCGCAGATGGGTAAAGATCTGCTGATACTGGCTGTTGTCGTCATCGCTGATGCGGTGGCACTCGTCGACAATCACCAGCGAAAAGGCGCTGTCGAACTGCGCCAGATTGCGCGCGACCGACTGCACGCTGCCGAATACCACCTTGCGCTGGCTCTCTTTGCGCTGCAGGCCGGCGGCGAAGATATCCGCTTCCAGGCCGTAGGCCTGATATTTGCTGTGGTTCTGCTCCACCAGCTCTTTAACGTGCGCCAGTACCAGCACGCGGCCGCGCGCCAGCCGCGCCAGCTCGGCGATCACCAGGCTTTTGCCGGCGCCGGTAGGCAGCACAATCACCGCCGGCTCGGCGTGTTGACGAAAATGGTTAAGGGTCGCGTTAACCGCGTCTTGCTGATAGGGACGTAGAGTAAAAGCCATTGCCGATCACTTTTGCGAAACT encodes the following:
- the yejK gene encoding nucleoid-associated protein YejK gives rise to the protein MSLDIDQIALHQMIKRDENQLELVLRDTLLPANATVEAMVEELHRVYSAKNKAYGLFNPESELAEALRNCRKGNDDFLAFSRAATGRLRDELAKYPFAEGGVVLFVHYRYLAVEYLLIAVLNSQRSMRVNEQLDISSTHYLDINHADIVARIDLTEWELTPESTRYLTFLRGRVGRKVADFFMDFLGASVGLDTKAQNRGLLQAVDDYCAESDLDKSERQNYRQQVYSYCNEQLQAGEEIALEELSKELPPLGEKSFQAFTQEQGYELEEHFPADRSTLRQLTKFAGSGGGLTLNFDAGLLGERVFWDPATDTLTIKGTPPNLRDQLQRRTSGK
- the rplY gene encoding 50S ribosomal protein L25, which produces MLTINAEVRKEQGKGASRRLRTANKFPAIIYGGSEAAVSIELDHDAVMNMQAKPGFYTDVLTLVVDGKETNVKVQAVQRHPFKPKLHHIDFVRA
- a CDS encoding DEAD/DEAH box helicase is translated as MAFTLRPYQQDAVNATLNHFRQHAEPAVIVLPTGAGKSLVIAELARLARGRVLVLAHVKELVEQNHSKYQAYGLEADIFAAGLQRKESQRKVVFGSVQSVARNLAQFDSAFSLVIVDECHRISDDDNSQYQQIFTHLRQHNPQLRLLGLTATPFRLGKGWIYHFHYHGMVRGDEKALFRDCIYELPLRYMIKHGFLVPPERLDMPVVQYDFSRLTAQANGLFSESDLNRELKQQQRVTPHIISQILEFAEDRRGVMLFASTVEHAREILTLLPANSALISAETPAKERDATIAAFKAQQLKFLVNVAVLTTGFDAPHVDLIAILRPTESVSLYQQIVGRGLRLSPGKTDCLILDYAGNPHDLFTPEVGAPKGASDNEPVQVFCPACGFANTFWGKTTADGMIIEHFGRRCQGVLEDDEGHREQCDFRFRFKSCPDCGAENDIATRRCHQCDKILVDPDDMLKAALKLKDALVLRCGGMTLTHGRDDSGEWLKATYFDEDGTSVDERFRLRTPAQRKAFEQLFMRPHQRAPGVPLGWQTAADVVALQPLLRHPDFVVARAKGQFWQVREKLFDYQGRFRRANELR